A part of Rattus rattus isolate New Zealand chromosome 4, Rrattus_CSIRO_v1, whole genome shotgun sequence genomic DNA contains:
- the Fam131a gene encoding protein FAM131A isoform X1, with product MPMISVLGKMFLWQREGPGGRWTCQTSRRVASDPAWAVEWIELPRGLSLSSLGSARTLRGWSRSPRPSSVDSQDLPEVNVGDTVAMLPKSRRALTIQEIAALARSSLHGISQVVKDHVTKPTAMAQGRVAHLIEWKGWSKPSDSPAALESAFSSYSDLSEGEQEARFAAGVAEQFAIAEAKLRAWSSVDGDDSTDDSYDEDFTGGADTDMAGPLGSHLQDLFTGRRFSRPVRQGSVEPESDCSQTVSPDTLCSSLCSLEDGLLGSPARMTSQMLGEELLLARLPPSRESAFRSLGPLEAQDSLYNSPLSESCLSPAEEEPDSCKDCQLLCPLPTGSWERQQQVSEVASSGVASLDEDEVDQ from the exons ATGCCTATGATTTCCGTGCTGGGCAAAATGTTTCTGTGGCAGCGCGAAGGGCCTGGAGGACGATGGACTTGTCAGACAAGTCGCAGAG TGGCTTCGGACCCTGCCTGGGCTGTGGAGTGGATCGAACTCCCTCgaggtctctctctgtcctctctgggaTCTGCTCGGACTCTCCGAGGCTGGAGCCGGTCCCCTCGTCCTTCTTCCGTGGACAGCCAGGACTTGCCAGAG GTGAATGTTGGAGACACAGTCGCGATGCTGCCCAAGTCCCGGAGAGCTCTAACCATCCAGGAGATTGCCGCGCTGGCCAGATCGTCCCTGCATG GTATTTCCCAGGTGGTGAAGGACCACGTGACCAAGCCCACAGCCATGGCCCAGGGCCGTGTGGCTCACCTTATCGAATGGAAGGGCTGGAGCAAGCCTAGTGACTCACCGGCTGCTCTGGAATCAGCCTTTTCCTCCTATTCAGACCTCAGTGAGGGCGAACAAGAGGCTCGCTTTGCAGCAG GAGTGGCCGAGCAGTTTGCTATTGCAGAAGCCAAGCTCCGGGCATGGTCTTCAGTGGACGGCGATGACTCCACGGACGATTCTTATGACGAGGACTTTACTGGGGGAGCTGATACAG ACATGGCTGGACCTCTGGGGTCCCACCTCCAGGACCTCTTCACAGGTCGTAGATTCTCCCGGCCTGTGCGCCAGGGCTCTGTGGAACCAGAGAGCGACTGTTCACAGACCGTGTCCCCGGATACCCTGTGCTCTAGTCTGTGCAGCCTGGAGGATGGGTTGCTGGGCTCCCCAGCCAGGATGACCTCCCAGATGTTGGGTGAAGAGCTGCTCCTTGCTAGACTGCCCCCGAGCCGGGAAAGTGCCTTCCGCAGCCTGGGTCCGCTGGAGGCCCAGGACTCGCTTTACAACTCACCGCTCTCAGAATCCTGCCTTTCCCCTGCCGAGGAGGAGCCCGATTCTTGCAAGGACTGCCAGCTGCTCTGCCCACTGCCCACAGGCAGCTGGGAACGACAGCAGCAAGTCTCTGAGGTGGCCTCTTCTGGGGTCGCATCCTTAGATGAGGATGAGGTGGACCAGTGA
- the Fam131a gene encoding protein FAM131A isoform X2 — protein sequence MLPKSRRALTIQEIAALARSSLHGISQVVKDHVTKPTAMAQGRVAHLIEWKGWSKPSDSPAALESAFSSYSDLSEGEQEARFAAGVAEQFAIAEAKLRAWSSVDGDDSTDDSYDEDFTGGADTDMAGPLGSHLQDLFTGRRFSRPVRQGSVEPESDCSQTVSPDTLCSSLCSLEDGLLGSPARMTSQMLGEELLLARLPPSRESAFRSLGPLEAQDSLYNSPLSESCLSPAEEEPDSCKDCQLLCPLPTGSWERQQQVSEVASSGVASLDEDEVDQ from the exons ATGCTGCCCAAGTCCCGGAGAGCTCTAACCATCCAGGAGATTGCCGCGCTGGCCAGATCGTCCCTGCATG GTATTTCCCAGGTGGTGAAGGACCACGTGACCAAGCCCACAGCCATGGCCCAGGGCCGTGTGGCTCACCTTATCGAATGGAAGGGCTGGAGCAAGCCTAGTGACTCACCGGCTGCTCTGGAATCAGCCTTTTCCTCCTATTCAGACCTCAGTGAGGGCGAACAAGAGGCTCGCTTTGCAGCAG GAGTGGCCGAGCAGTTTGCTATTGCAGAAGCCAAGCTCCGGGCATGGTCTTCAGTGGACGGCGATGACTCCACGGACGATTCTTATGACGAGGACTTTACTGGGGGAGCTGATACAG ACATGGCTGGACCTCTGGGGTCCCACCTCCAGGACCTCTTCACAGGTCGTAGATTCTCCCGGCCTGTGCGCCAGGGCTCTGTGGAACCAGAGAGCGACTGTTCACAGACCGTGTCCCCGGATACCCTGTGCTCTAGTCTGTGCAGCCTGGAGGATGGGTTGCTGGGCTCCCCAGCCAGGATGACCTCCCAGATGTTGGGTGAAGAGCTGCTCCTTGCTAGACTGCCCCCGAGCCGGGAAAGTGCCTTCCGCAGCCTGGGTCCGCTGGAGGCCCAGGACTCGCTTTACAACTCACCGCTCTCAGAATCCTGCCTTTCCCCTGCCGAGGAGGAGCCCGATTCTTGCAAGGACTGCCAGCTGCTCTGCCCACTGCCCACAGGCAGCTGGGAACGACAGCAGCAAGTCTCTGAGGTGGCCTCTTCTGGGGTCGCATCCTTAGATGAGGATGAGGTGGACCAGTGA